GCTCGATTTCAACGATGAACTTCGCGACGTCGTGATGCACGATCCGACGATCGCGGCGATGAAAAAAGTCATCGAGCAGGGGCTTTTTACCACCCTCGCGCAGTTCGGTTGGAAGCTGGTGGCCGAAGGTGTGACGACGCTCGAAGAAGTGGACAAAGTTGCGGGCCAGGGTTAGTAGAGCGGCGCATCGGCCGGGCCCTGGAACGGCCAAGCGGACGCACGCCGCATGCGCGCTAGATCGTTTTCGGGGCTTCTTTCCACGCCGGAAACTTCGCGCGCCAACTGTCAATGAGTTTTCGATCGATCGCCACGCTCAGGACTTGTTCTTTCTCGTCCGCTTCCGCGAGGATTTCGCCCATCGGTCCGATCGCGATGCTTGCGCCGGGATATTTCAGCGCGGGGTCGCGCCCTGCACGGTTGCAGCCGAGAACGAACGCCTGATTCTCGATCGCACGCGCGGTGAGCAAGGTTTTCCAGTGATGGACGCGGGTGTCCGGCCAATTGGCGGGGACGACGAACATTTCGGCGCCCGCCGCGAGCCCGCGCCGAAAGAGCTCCGGAAAACGGAGGTCGTAGCAGATCGTGGGGCAGACTCGGATTGATTGGCCGGCGCTCGTCCAGTTGTATAGAGAGAGCTTTTCGCCCGGCGCAAAGCAATCGCTTTCGCGCTTGCCTTCCGGGCCGAGACTGAAGGGGTGTTGCTTGTCGTATTCTGCAAGCACCGCACCGTTTGCGTCGACAACCGTCGAGCGATTTCGGCCCCGGCCGTCCGCGCCCTTGACAGTGCGGCATCCGTGAACCGTCACGCCCCACGTTGCCGCAAGTTCCTTCTGAAATCTGAGCGTGGCGCCGTCATCATCCGGGCTTTTGAGCAGATCGATCGTGAACCCTGTATCAAAGACTTCGGGCAGCACGACAAGATCGCCCGCTTGCGGCCGCGCGGATTCCATCATTTCGAGCACGCGGGAGTAGTTGCCTCTCTTATCTTCCCACCGGATATCGAGTTGGACGAGGTGAGCCCGCATGAAGAAGCGTAGAGGAGTCGAGCAAGTGGAGAATGGCGGCGAACCGGGATCGGAGCGTCGATCGTAAACTAGGGAGTGCTCTCCGGGACCAAATCCAACTCGCCTCCTTGGGCATCGGAAAAGTCAGTGGTCGCGCCGCTGATCTGGCTCGCGAGTCGCTCGCCACGGCGGCGCCAATTGCTGACTGAAGCCGGGCTGCAGCACATCGCCGAGCACCCCGGAATTGAGGATTCCGAATTGATCGCGCCGGCGAATGCAAAGCCCAGCGAGTGGGTGGCATCGCTCGCCTATCTGAAGGCGTGCGCGGGGGCGGCAATCGTTCGCGAGCGAGGAATCGATGAACCGCTTCTGGTGCTCGGCGCGGACACGGCCTGCGTTCAGAACGGGCGGATGATCGGCACTCCCAACTCTGCCACGGAAGCCCGGTCGATGCTCGAAAGTTTTTGCTCAGAGTCGCACGAAGTGGTCACGGGAGTTGCGTTGATCGGACTGGAAACGTGCGAAACAGGCGTGCCGAAAGTCCGGTCGCTATTTGCGAGCAGCGCGGTCGTGAAGTGGGGCAATGTTTCCGAGGCGGAGATCGCTCGATATCTCGCGAGCAATGCGTGGCAGGGGAAGGCCGGCGCGTACAACCTGCGCGAGCGGCTCGATGCGGGTTGGCCGATCACATGCGAAGGCGATGCGAACGGAGTGATGGGGCTGCCGGTCGCGGCGGTTATCCGGAAAGTCACTCTTCTTTATGCAGGGGGGGTGTCGTGAACAACGCGCCGCTGCTGCCCGCATGGGTTGTCCTTCCCGTCGCGATGGTGATGCTGCTTGTCGTCGCGGTTCATTTGCTGATACTGCTGCGGGCGGAAATGCCCGCGAGCAGGAGGCGAATCCGTACGCTGAACGGGTGGATCATGCTGTTTCTCGTGCCGATCGCCGCGGCGGCATTCGGGATCGTAACTCCCGCGAACCCGACGCAGTTCGTGCTCGTCTGGCTCATCGTCATCGCGATGCTTGTGCTCCTCATCGGGCTCGCGATGCTCGACATGCTGAATACATCGCGTCTCCACCGCCGAGAGCAGGACGAATTGGCCGAACAATGCCGGAGATCTCGCCGCGAGTCGGAGAAGCGCGAGCAATGACCGACACCCGACCGAGTTCGCCGCTTCCGGGAGCGCTGCGCGTATTCGCACGTCCGCTGGCGGCGGGATACTCACGCATCATCGGGTCGCGGAATGCCGCGTTCGATGCCGGGCGCGGCGTCGTCGAGATCGATCGACCCGTGATCAGCGTGGGCAACCTGAGCGTGGGGGGAACGGGAAAGACGCCGATGGTGGCGTGGGTGGTGCGAACACTCGTGGAGGCCGGGCATCACCCCGCCATCGCGATGCGGGGATACGCGAGCGGAGCGGGCGAGAGCGACGAAGCTTTGGAATATCGCGAATCGTTCGACGGCGTGCCGGTCGTTGCGCAGCCCGATCGCCTCGCCGGATTGCTCGCGCTCTTCGCCACCGAGCAGGGCGAGAAATGTGACTGTGTCGTGCTCGACGACGGCTTTCAGCACCGACGCATCTCGCGCCAACTCGACATTGTGCTCGTGGACGCGACGTGCAATCCGTTTTCCGATCGCCTGCTTCCTTCGGGTTGGCTGCGTGAGCCGGTCGCCTCGCTCGCGCGGGCTGGGGTCGTCGTCCTCACGCATTCGGAATCCGCACCGGCAAGCGAGTTGGCCGGCATCAAGAGGGAGATCGCGCGGATCAAGACGGCGCTGAAAATCGCAGTGTCGAGGCACGTGTGGAAGTCGCTCACAGTTGTCGTCGCGGACGGTCAGCGCAGCGAGCCGGTCGCATGGCTGCGGGGAAAGCGGGTGGTCGCCGCCTGCGGCATCGGGAACCCGGGCCCCTTTGTCAAGTCGGTCAACGAGGCAGCGGGAAACCCCGCGATTGAGTTCGTACGGCCCGATCACGATCCCTTTGTGCCGCGGACTCTGCAACAACTTGTGGATTTGGCGAAGGCGAGGGCGGTCGATGCAATCGTGGTGACGGGAAAAGACTGGGCGAAGCTGAAGCGAGTTCGCAGGGAAGCATGGCCTTGTCCGGTTGTGCGTGCGCATCTTGAGATCGCGTTCGATGAGGGCGCCGAGGCGCTCAAGCGAGCGGTTTTGGATACGGCGGACGCGGCGCTCCCGGCGCGCGAACAATAATCGCAACGCGTGGATTCACTCCTTGGTTATCTCGAAAGCTGGAAGCCCTTCACGGCGCTGGTCGTCGGCGACCTGATGCTCGATGAGCATCTTTATGGCGATGCGGAACGGCTTTCGGCGGATGCTCCGGTGCCGATCCTGCACGTGCGCCGAAAGGAGCATCGGCCCGGCGGGGCGGCGAACGTGTGCCTCGATCTGGTTGCGCTCAAGGGCAAGGTGATCGCTGTCGGGGTGGTGGGGGACGACGAAGCGGGCAAGCTCCTCAGGAGAGAACTCCGCGAACAGGGTGTGAGCGACGAAGGAATCGAGGTCGATTCAACTCGTCCGACGACGATCAAGCAGAATCTCGTCGGCCTGGCGCAGGCCCGACACCCGCAGAAGATGTTCCGCATCGACTTTGAATCGCGCGAGCCGATCGTCGGCGAGGTCGCAAAGCGTGTGCTCGACAAAGTCCGATCGCTGATCGATCGGGTCGATGTCCTCTGCATCGAGGATTACTCGAAGGGTGTTTGCACCGAAGAAGTCTGCCAGGGTGTGATCCGGATCGCGCGCGATGCAGGCAAGGAAGTGCTCGTTGATCCGGCGAAAATCGCCACGTACGCGAAGTATCGCGGCGCGACGAGCATGACGCCCAACCGCACCGAAGCGGAATTTGCGACCGGTCTGCGGACGCACGGTGATGGATCCGCCGAGCACAACACGCTGCTCGCCAAACGACTCGTGAAAGAAGCGGAATTGGAGACCGCGATCATCACGCTCGATCGGCACGGCGCGCTGCTGCTCGAAAAGGGCAAGGAAGCGCTCGCCGTTCCGACTGTGGCGCGCAAGGTGTACGACGTGACGGGCGCGGGCGACATGATGCTCGCGGCACTCGCCGCGGCACGTGCGAACAAGATCGACTGGCCCGACGCCGTGCGATTTGCCAATGCCGCGGCTGGTCTCGAAGTCGAGGTCTTCGGCGTGCAGCCCATCCCGCTTGAACAGGTGCATCATGCGGTGCTGCAACTCTCGAGCGGCGAGGGCAAGCTCCGAACGCTGGGGCAGCTTCTGGTCGAAGTCGCGGCACGCCGGCGCGCGGGGCAGAAGATCGTCTTCACCAACGGATGCTTCGACGTGCTCCACGCGGGCCACGTCGCGCTTCTCGATCAGGCCTCGAAGCACGGCGATTTTCTAATTGTCGGCATCAACGAGGACGCCTCGGTCAGGCGACTCAAAGGTGACGGGCGCCCCGTGAACAATCAGGAAGACCGCGCGAAGGTGCTTTCGTCGCTCGGAAGCGTCGGTTCAGTGGTTTTCTTCGGCGACGATACCCCCATCAAGTTGATTGAAGCAATCAAGCCCGATGTACTGGTGAAGGGCGGCGACTACACCAAGAACAAGGTGGTGGGGCACGAAATCGTCGAGAAGCAGGGCGGTCGCGTGGTGCTGATTGATCTCGTCGAAGGCCGCAGCACGACGAACACGATCAAGAAGATGCAGTCGAGTAAGCCGTAGCGCGGCTCACCATTTCAGCACAATCTTCCCGAATTGCTCCGCCGCTTCGAGCCTCGCGTACGCCTGTTGCGCATCGGCAACCGCGAAGACCTGGTCGACGACGGGCTTGAGCTTGCCCGCCGCGAAGAGCGCCGCAACTTCCTTGAACTCGTCGTTGCTGCCCATGGTGCTGCCCATGATGCGGAGCTGGTTCCAGAAAATGCGAGCCAAATCGGTCGTGGCGTCGGGTCCGCTGGTGCAGCCGGGCGTGACGTAGCAGCCACCTCTCGCCAGCGACTTGATGCAGTTGAGGTGCGTTGCTTTTCCGGATGAATCGACGGCGAGATCGACGCCGCGCTTGTTCGTCCACGCGCGGACTTCCTTGCTCCAATCCTGGCCCGAATCCAGCACGCACAAGTCGGCGCCGAGCGTCTTCGCCTTGTCGAGCTTCCACTGATGCCGGCTTGTCACCGCGACGGGGCACGAGAAGTGTTTCGCGATCGCGAGCGCGCTTGTTGCGACTCCGCCCCCTATGCCGGTGATCAAGACGCTTTGACCCGCGACAAGACGAGCCTTGGTGGCGATCATCGAATACGCGGTCAGCGAGCAGAGCCCGAACGCGGCGCCTTCAACCGGGTCGATTCCGTCCGGCATCGCCGCAAGATTCTCCGCTGGAATCGAAAAGAACTCCGCGAACATGCCGTTGTGGTGTTCGCCGATAAGTTCGTAGTTCGGTGCGAGCGTCGTGCCGGGCGGATCGCCCGGTCGCGCCGCGTCCGGCACGCGCGTCGCCGCGTTGATGATCACTTTCCTTCCAACCCATGTCGGATCAACGCCCAGTCCGACCGAATCGACTATTCCGCAGCAGTCGCACCCGCTCACGCGCGGATAAGTCAGGTTCAACCCCGGGATTCCCATTCCCACCCAAAGGTCCATGTGGTTGAATGCTGAAGCGAGCGCACGCACGTTGACCCAGCCGGCCCTCGGTGGGGGGAGATCGGGCCAGTCCTTTTGAAAGCGGATATTCGGAGTGACCGGGTTGCCCTGTTTCGTGACGACGACTGCTCGCATGAAGCAAGCGTACCCGGATCAACCGCACCCGCGAATCGCTGCAAAGAACGAGCCCAGCTTCGCCGGATCGAGTCGACCGTTGGATCGCACGCCGGAGCAAAGATCGAGACCGAACGGGCGAACAGTCCGGATCGCTTCCGCGGCATTCGATGCGTTCAGTCCGCCCGCAAGAAAGACCGGCACGCCCACCGCTTCACGAAGCGCGGCAGAAATCGCCCAATCGTGGGTACGTCCGGTTCCGCCGAGTTCCTTGATCGCGGCGTTTGGCCTGCCGCTGTCGAGCAGGATCGCGTCCACATGCTCTGCCGCGGCACGTGCTTCGTCGATCGCATTGCGGTCCTGGACGTGGATGACCTGCACGATCCGCACATTGGGGAGTTCGTGTCGAATCGCGGAATAGACGTCGCTTTCGACCTCATCCACCAACTGCACGGTGCGGCAGCGCGTTCGCCGGATTTGGTCGATGATCGACGCCGCATCGTGATTGCACGTGAGCAAAAACGTGTCCACTCCCGGCGGCACGCGCGCGGCGATTTCCGCGATCAGGTTCTCGTCGATCGGCCCCGGACCGCTCGGCATGGCGGAAACCAGGCCTAGCGCGTGCGCGCCCGCATCGACAGCGGCGCGAGCTTCTTCGTGACTCGAGATGCAGCAGACCTTGATGCGCATGGCGAGGAAGTTGTCGGGGGCAAGAAAAAACCCGGCGAGTCTCGCCGGGTCTTGAGCAAGATCAGATTGAATTCTTACTGCTTCTGGGGCTCGGTCGCCGCGGCAGGCGCCGGGCTCGATTCGCCGGGGACTTCGATGTTCTTGAGGCCGCGACGGCGATCGCGGAGGCGGCGGCTCTTGCCGACGCGGTCACGCAGGTAGTAGAGCTTGGAGCGACGCGCATCGCCGTGGCGGAGCACTTCGATCTTCGCGATCAATGGGCTGTTGACCGGCCAGATGCGCTCGATGCCGACTTCATCGACGACGCGACGGACGGTGATCATGTCCGACATGCCGCGGCCGGCGCGGGCGATGAGCACGCCCTGATAGACCTGCACGCGCTCTTTGTCGCCTTCGACGATGCGGTTGTGGACGTTGATCGTGTCGCCGATCGAGAGAGAAGGGAGGTCCTTCTTGAGGACCTTGGTGTTCACGCTCTCGAGGATCGACTGCTGGCTTTTCGCGCTCTGGGACATGGCAGATCTCGTTTCTTGTTGATTCAAAGCCCCGTGTTGGCTTGGCCAAGAGGGGTTGAGATACTAGGTCGAAATCCGGCGTGCTTCTACTCGCCGAAGGGGCCGGGCAGGAGCCTGTATGGATGCGTCAGCCGCCCGCTTCTGAGGGCCCGAGAAGGTCCGGACGCCGGGTCTTGGTTCGCTCCAGCATCCGTTCCTGGCGCCACTTGGCGATTCTGCCGTGGTCACCGGAAAGGAGGATTTCGGGGACGCTCAGGCCCATCCACTCGCGTGGCTTTGTGTAGTGGGGGCAATCGAGCAGGACGGTCGAATCGGGACTGCGAGCTGAAAAGCTGTCCTGTTCGCTCGAATCTTCGTGGCCGAGTGCGCCTGGCAGCTTGCGGATGATGGCATCCATCAGCACCATCGCGCCGAGTTCACCGCCCGAAAGCACGTAGTCCCCGAGGCTGACCTCCATCGGAGCGAGCTTTTCGATCACGCGCTCATCGAGTCCTTCGTAGTGACCCGCGATGAGGAGAAGCCGGGGCTTGCGCGCCAGCTCTTCAACGAGGCGCTGCTTCAGCGGCACACCCTGCGGCGTGAGCAGAATGCGCGTTGCCGGGCGCGGGTCTCGGGCCTCAACCGCGTGGACAGCATCCCAAATGGGCTGGCACATCATGACCATGCCGGGGCCGCCCCCGAACGGTCGGTCGTCGGTTTTGGAATGCTTGTTTTCTGCGAAGTCGCGGATGTTGGTCGCGTGCCACTCAACCAATCCCGCGGCACGCGCGCGAGCAGGGATACTCAGTCCCAGTGCCGCGGGAGCCTCGTGCCCGAACATTTCGGGAAATGTCGTGAGGATGTCAAAGCGGAGCGCCATGGCCGGATCATTATTGAAATGAAAAGGCCCTCGAAATCGAGGGCCTCTGAAAGCGTGTTCTCCCGGGCGCAAAGCGGATCAGGCCTTGGCTTCTTCCTTCTTCTCGCCGGCTGCGGCCTGAGCGGCGGCTTCGGCGGCCTTCTTCTTCTCGACGCGTTTGCGGTCGTGCTCGCGGTCCTTTTCCCAAAGAGAGACATCGACGAGCTTGCGCTTGGCGAGGAAGTCACGGACGGTATCGGTCGGTTGAGCGCCCACCGAGATCCAGTGCTTGACGCGCTCTTCGTTGATCTGGATTTGCTTGGCGGCATCCGTCTCGATCGGATTGAACCAGCCGAGAGCCTCGATCACGACGCCGTCGCGGCGGGTGCGCTGATCGATCGCGGCGAGGCGGTAGAACGGGCGGTTGTGACGGCCAAAGCGCTGAAAGCGAAGACGAACCATCGGACACTCCAGTCCCCCGGCACCCCCGGCCTCGCAGAGCGTGGCGCGGGATTCAACGGGGCATTTCGGGTTGTTCCATCGACGCGGAGGAAGCGTTCCGCCGCCCGCCGATGGGCCAAGATTCTAGGCGCCAGCACGGGCGGCGGTCGAGTCAGGGAATGGCCCCGGTGGGACTTGAACCCACACTCCCCTTGCGGGAAAAGGGATTTTAAGTCCCTTGCGTCTGCCGATTTCGCCACGGGGCCCTCTGGAATGGTCAGTGTACGAAACTCTATTCGCTTTTCATTTCATCCCGGTCTTGGAGAATCGACGGGACGGGCTTGGGCCCCGAGAGGAAGAAAATGACGGACTCGCTTGAGTGGATCGCGGTCGTATCTCTGGTCGTGGCGTTTGT
The DNA window shown above is from Phycisphaeraceae bacterium and carries:
- a CDS encoding Maf family protein codes for the protein MVAPLIWLASRSPRRRQLLTEAGLQHIAEHPGIEDSELIAPANAKPSEWVASLAYLKACAGAAIVRERGIDEPLLVLGADTACVQNGRMIGTPNSATEARSMLESFCSESHEVVTGVALIGLETCETGVPKVRSLFASSAVVKWGNVSEAEIARYLASNAWQGKAGAYNLRERLDAGWPITCEGDANGVMGLPVAAVIRKVTLLYAGGVS
- the lpxK gene encoding tetraacyldisaccharide 4'-kinase, with protein sequence MTDTRPSSPLPGALRVFARPLAAGYSRIIGSRNAAFDAGRGVVEIDRPVISVGNLSVGGTGKTPMVAWVVRTLVEAGHHPAIAMRGYASGAGESDEALEYRESFDGVPVVAQPDRLAGLLALFATEQGEKCDCVVLDDGFQHRRISRQLDIVLVDATCNPFSDRLLPSGWLREPVASLARAGVVVLTHSESAPASELAGIKREIARIKTALKIAVSRHVWKSLTVVVADGQRSEPVAWLRGKRVVAACGIGNPGPFVKSVNEAAGNPAIEFVRPDHDPFVPRTLQQLVDLAKARAVDAIVVTGKDWAKLKRVRREAWPCPVVRAHLEIAFDEGAEALKRAVLDTADAALPAREQ
- the rfaE2 gene encoding D-glycero-beta-D-manno-heptose 1-phosphate adenylyltransferase, encoding MDSLLGYLESWKPFTALVVGDLMLDEHLYGDAERLSADAPVPILHVRRKEHRPGGAANVCLDLVALKGKVIAVGVVGDDEAGKLLRRELREQGVSDEGIEVDSTRPTTIKQNLVGLAQARHPQKMFRIDFESREPIVGEVAKRVLDKVRSLIDRVDVLCIEDYSKGVCTEEVCQGVIRIARDAGKEVLVDPAKIATYAKYRGATSMTPNRTEAEFATGLRTHGDGSAEHNTLLAKRLVKEAELETAIITLDRHGALLLEKGKEALAVPTVARKVYDVTGAGDMMLAALAAARANKIDWPDAVRFANAAAGLEVEVFGVQPIPLEQVHHAVLQLSSGEGKLRTLGQLLVEVAARRRAGQKIVFTNGCFDVLHAGHVALLDQASKHGDFLIVGINEDASVRRLKGDGRPVNNQEDRAKVLSSLGSVGSVVFFGDDTPIKLIEAIKPDVLVKGGDYTKNKVVGHEIVEKQGGRVVLIDLVEGRSTTNTIKKMQSSKP
- a CDS encoding zinc-binding dehydrogenase, with the protein product MRAVVVTKQGNPVTPNIRFQKDWPDLPPPRAGWVNVRALASAFNHMDLWVGMGIPGLNLTYPRVSGCDCCGIVDSVGLGVDPTWVGRKVIINAATRVPDAARPGDPPGTTLAPNYELIGEHHNGMFAEFFSIPAENLAAMPDGIDPVEGAAFGLCSLTAYSMIATKARLVAGQSVLITGIGGGVATSALAIAKHFSCPVAVTSRHQWKLDKAKTLGADLCVLDSGQDWSKEVRAWTNKRGVDLAVDSSGKATHLNCIKSLARGGCYVTPGCTSGPDATTDLARIFWNQLRIMGSTMGSNDEFKEVAALFAAGKLKPVVDQVFAVADAQQAYARLEAAEQFGKIVLKW
- a CDS encoding phosphoribosylanthranilate isomerase — translated: MRIKVCCISSHEEARAAVDAGAHALGLVSAMPSGPGPIDENLIAEIAARVPPGVDTFLLTCNHDAASIIDQIRRTRCRTVQLVDEVESDVYSAIRHELPNVRIVQVIHVQDRNAIDEARAAAEHVDAILLDSGRPNAAIKELGGTGRTHDWAISAALREAVGVPVFLAGGLNASNAAEAIRTVRPFGLDLCSGVRSNGRLDPAKLGSFFAAIRGCG
- the rplS gene encoding 50S ribosomal protein L19, with the translated sequence MSQSAKSQQSILESVNTKVLKKDLPSLSIGDTINVHNRIVEGDKERVQVYQGVLIARAGRGMSDMITVRRVVDEVGIERIWPVNSPLIAKIEVLRHGDARRSKLYYLRDRVGKSRRLRDRRRGLKNIEVPGESSPAPAAATEPQKQ
- the trmD gene encoding tRNA (guanosine(37)-N1)-methyltransferase TrmD yields the protein MALRFDILTTFPEMFGHEAPAALGLSIPARARAAGLVEWHATNIRDFAENKHSKTDDRPFGGGPGMVMMCQPIWDAVHAVEARDPRPATRILLTPQGVPLKQRLVEELARKPRLLLIAGHYEGLDERVIEKLAPMEVSLGDYVLSGGELGAMVLMDAIIRKLPGALGHEDSSEQDSFSARSPDSTVLLDCPHYTKPREWMGLSVPEILLSGDHGRIAKWRQERMLERTKTRRPDLLGPSEAGG
- the rpsP gene encoding 30S ribosomal protein S16, coding for MVRLRFQRFGRHNRPFYRLAAIDQRTRRDGVVIEALGWFNPIETDAAKQIQINEERVKHWISVGAQPTDTVRDFLAKRKLVDVSLWEKDREHDRKRVEKKKAAEAAAQAAAGEKKEEAKA